The DNA sequence CCCCAGAACAACGCGCGAATGACGATACCAGCTAGGAATACAAATGATAGGACCGATACGATCGCGCCCGCATAGGTAATGAGTCGGAGCGGAACATACGAGTAAGACAGGATACCCTTGACTGCAAGCTGGAAGACCGTGCGTGTTGTGGCCTTCGTGCGGCCGGCAAAACGCGGCGCCCGGGCATGCTCGATTCCGCACGACTTGAACCCGGCCCAGTAGAACATCCCGCGCATGAATCGATTGTGCTCATGCATCGCATTGATCGTTTCGTAGACCCGTCGATCCACGAGTCTGAAATCGGACACGTTCCGTGGAAAGAGGCCACCCGTCATAGCGTTGATCAGCCAGTAGAATACCTGAGAGTTGATGCGGCGCAGAATCCCCGTGCCCTCCCGCTTGGTAACAATCTGATAGACGTTCTCATAGCCGTTCTCCCACGCAGCGATAAACTCGGTGATCAGCTCCGGCGGGTCCTGCAGGTCAGCACACATGATCACCGCGGCGTCGCCGCTTGCGCGCGCAAGTCCCGCCGATACCCCTCCGTCGGCTCCGAAGTTGCGAGATAGGCGCACGATCTTGAAGCGTTGGTCCTGTGAATGCACGTCCAGGAGCCGAGCGAATGTATCGTCCGAGGAGCCATTCTCGACAGCAATCACTTCGAAGTCATATCTCGCATTCTCTGCAAAGACAGCCTGGAGACGACTGGCAAGGGTCGCAATGTTGCCCTCTTCGTTGTATGCGGGTGTGACCACGCTGATGAGCATGCGGTTCTCGGACTCTGGCACTTGGCTATCTCCGTTCCTGCCGCTTGAGTACGGCATCCATCTCGTGCCGCAGCGCTTCGAGCGAGGTGTACTGCGGAGTATAGCCGAGTTGCGCAGCGCGCCGATTGGTCGAGTAGTAGTTGAATTTCGCGCCGGTCGCAGACGAAACATCGAGGTCTGCATCGATGCAGTAACTGAGGGAATAGCGCTGCGCGAAGTCCTCCAGTATTTCGAACTTCGACACTGGGGAGGCACTGTAGACGTCAAACACATCGTTGCGGGGGTCCGCCTCCAGTACCGACGCAACGAGATCGGCCAAATCTGACGGGGCCACGTAGTCGCGGACGATGTTCGATTCTCCTGAGCGGAGCAACCTATCGCCGCTGATGGCGGCGGCAACATCATTCATGAAGTATCGCCGAGACAGATCGATATGGCGCGAGAAGAAGCCGAAAAGGCGCAAGTCGACGATTGCATGGTCGGAAGCGGAGCGATGCCTCGCTTCCGAGGCGAACTTGGCCACCCCGTACGCATCCGAAGCCTGGATGCGATTCACGGCAAACCCCGACATGCTGTCCTCTGTAGCCGGCCGAGCGAAGCCACCCCCGTACGCTGCACCGCTGCTGAAACAGACACAACGCGCATCCCGATGGGTGTCAAGATAGCGCATGACGAGTGCGTCGAAGCTCTGGGTCAGTTCGAAAACCCGTCCGGCGTTCCTCGTCAAGACAGCGGGACTTCCCTCCCCAACACAGTTCACTATCGCGTCGTAGTCGCCATCCTCAAGGCCATCGAAAGTACACCATTCTCGAGTCCCGGCATTGGGCAGAGAAGCCAGGTACGTCTCGAGTTTGGAGGAATCCCGAGCGACTGCTACGACATCGTACCGAGCGTCGGCCGACATGGACTCGACGAGGCACTTCCCCACATGCCCTGTCGCACCCAGAATCGCCACACGCTTTTTGTGCACCGTCATGCCCTTGCGCGCGCGGAGTGCCATGCGATGCTGCGGGCGAGCGCATCCTCCAACCCCACGGTCAGCTCGAGGCCAAGGTCCTTCGCCCGCGAGATGTCGGGGACGAACCGAGACGGCCGCTGATCGCCGACTGCCCGAAACACAACCTCAGGCGGAGATGAGAACCTTGCGGCAATCGTGTCCGCAAGCCTCCCCAACGTCACTCCGTTCGGACTCCCCACGTTATACGCGGTGCCCGGCACTCCGTTCACCAAGATCGCGAGCAACCAGACAGCCATATCCGAAGGGTACATGTAGCTGCGAACGGTCTCGCTGTTGCCGAGAATCCGGATCGGCCCGCCATGGATTGCGTCTCGTATGAAGTTGTTCACGGCCCACGGCTTGTCGAGGAGTTGGTACGGGCCGATGAAGGCGAATGGCCTCGCGGTGACGATGGGCAACTTGTATTGACTGCAATACGCCGCGCTCGCCGTCTCCGCGAACCGCTTTGACTCTGCGTAGACTGACGCGATGGTATTGCACTCGGGACCGCCGCGATAGGACTCGGACACTGCGGCCACTTCAAGCGGCTGCCCACCGTACACGAGGCCGGAACTGACCATGAGCACCGACTTCACGTTGGACTGCTCGATCACCGCATCGAGCAGCGCCCTGGTCCCGTCGGCGATCACACTCATGGTGCGCAAGGGGTCGCTCGCATGAACTCGGCTATCGGGGTTTCCCGCCGCATGAATGACGTAGTGCACGTCGGCGGGGAGAGCAGTGATATCGCACACGTCGCGCTCGATGAACGTAATGTCGGCTCTTCCCGCGAGTTCAGGGATGCGCGTCTTGAACTCACGTGCGTGTGGCGAAAGCAGCATCAGATCGATGCCAAAATCATAGTCGTCGTTCAACACCGATATCATCCAAGCCAGCCAAGCACCCATGAATCCAGTACCGCCGGTGACAAGCACCCTCTCACCTGCCAGTGGCCTTAGCTGACGTGCATAGGTAGCGAGGGCAGCCCGACAATCCTCACGCACTGATGCAGCCCCCCCGTAAGACAGGTCAGACATCACGTCCACCTCTCTGTTGAGCCAAAGCTTGGGCAACCTCAAGGATGAGATCTTCCTGGCCGGCAACGACACCGCGCCGGCCGAGTTCAAAGAACACATCGCGTGGGTCTACGCCGTACTCGGCGGCGATGCGATTGACCGGCTTCAAGAAGCCGGAGAACACACCAGACAGTCCCGACATGATCGACGTCGATGTCGTGGTCGGCATCACTGCAAGAAGTCCTTCCTGCGCTCTGTCTCCGGCATCGAGGATTCCGTAGAGGTCGATTCCTGTCTCGTACCCTGCTTTCTCCATGACCGCCACCAACGCCTCCAGTTGCGCATTGCCAGCCCCGGCGCCGAATCCCCGGATCGCCCCATCAAGGATGTATGCCCCCGACTCCGCCGCTACCAGTGAATTGCCAATCGCCAGCCCAAGGTTGTTGTGTGCGTGGAATCCCACGGGAATGGAAAGCCCGGTACACAGGTGGCGAACCTTGTCGCGAACATCGACAGGGAGATATGCACCGGCAGAATCCATCAGCACCACACCTTCGGCGCCATACGCTTCCATCTTGAGCGCCTCTTCGAGCAGGACCTCTTTTGAGGCCATATGGCTCATCATCAGGACGCCATAGACCTCCTTGCCCTGCTCGCGGGCGAAGGTAATGTGGCGCTCGGTGATATCGGCCTCCGTGCAATGCGCCGCGACGCGAATAATGTCCACGCCGACATCGATCGCTGCGCGCAGATCCCGTCCAATGGTTGCAAACCCCGGAATCACGTGGATGCTCATACGCGCCGTGGTCAGCTGCTCGCGCACGACTCGAAGCATGTCCAGGTCGCCGAGCAAGCTCTCACCGAGCTGCAAGGATGATGCGCCGAGACCGTTGCCGTGACCCACCTCTACGACGGGAACGTGTGCCGCCTCGACGGCAGCAGCGTGGTCCGCAAGCTGCTTCGCGGTCAACTGATGGGCTACCGCATGAGAGCCATCTCTGAGCGACACATCGGTGATCAGCAGCCGCTTCTTCATGTGGTACCACCCCCTTCGCGCAATCCTGGAGCCATCGGCATGGCCGAATCGCCAAGCAGCCGAGCGTGACCTTCGGCGACGGCGATCGCAGCACAATTGATGATATCAAGGTTGCCGGCATAGGCCGGGAGATAGTCGCCGCGACCTCGGACGCCAACCATCATGAACAATCGGCCATTCTCCAGCATCGGCGGAACGATCAGGGCGTAGCCGGGAACGTAGGTTTGAATCCGCTTCACTATCGCGTCGATCTCCGCCCCCAGACGCTCGAGGTTTGGCTCGCGGACGAGCGCCAGCACGCTCACCTGCATATTGACTGGCGGATTGGCAGGATTGAGGTTGAGGATCGCTTTGGTGCGCAGACAGTCACTGAACTGCCGGATGCCCCTCTCCGTGGTGCCAATGTACTCGTCGATATTGACCCGCGTCGCTGGGCCGGCGCTGCGGGATGCGATCTGCGAAACGACTTCTATGTACTCCACGCCTCCGCAGACGTTTCCGATCACCCGGGCGAGAGGTATGGATCCCTGCCCGCCACACGTCACCATGTTCACGTTCTGCTCGGCGAGGCACTCCTCGAGATTCACCGCCGGAATGCACATCCGACCGATGTTGGACGGCGTCAAGTCGATGACCGCCATTCCGATCTGTTCAAGGATGGCCGCGTGCTGCGTGTGGCTCAGAGCAGAGGTGGCGTCAAACACGAGGTCACAAACCCCCGGGTTTCGCACCAGCGCATCAATGCTCTGATCGGAAACGGGAACCCCGAGCGACGCCGCACGAACCATGCCCTTCGAAGCGAAGTTGCGGCCGATGAAGAGTGTGCATTCCAGTAGATCGGAGCGCATGACCTTGCTCAGCAGATCGGAACCGATGTTTCCGCTGCCGAGGATCGCAACTCTCAGCTTCCGAGATCCATCAGTCACGAGCCTGATTCTCCTCATACTCGTCTCGATCCAAGAAAGGAAACATGTCGTCGTACAGCATCGATATCATCGTCCCATCTTCAAGTTGCTTGGAAGCCACACGAGGTATCAGAAGCTGCCGTGAAGGCGTCATGACCTCGCATATGATGGGGCCTTCTGACGCCACTAGTTGGGCGATACCCGCCTCAAGGCCGGACTCACTGTCGATACGCATGTATCGCATCCCGTAGGTCGACGCGACGTCCTCAAATGCCGGGAAGCTCACGCCTGTTTCGGGCCCTTCGCCGATCAGACGTCCATCCATGAAGTTTCCCTGCGTGTGGCGAATCAACAAGTAGCCATTGTTGTTGAACACCACCAGTTTCACCGGAAAATTGTTGTGCCGGATGGTCTGCAACTCCTGCAGGTTCATTTGGATGGAACCGTCCCCGGTAACGCAGTACACTTCGTGGCCATCTGCCGCAGAAGCGGCACCCATCACGGCCGGCATGTATCCCATTGTCGAAAGCCCACCTGTAATGATATGGCGTTGCCCCTCCTTGACTCGAAAAGCTTGAGCCCACACATGAAAGCAGGAACCGGTATCAAGGACACAGATTGCATCGGGCCCAAGTTGATCGGAAAGCATCCGGGTGAAATGGTAGGAGTTGACTCCCTCGGTCTCAGTTTTGTACTCGGGTAAATCCACCGGATAGCGTTTCTTCCACTTCTGAGTTCGAGTTACCCAAGCGTGGTTCTCGAGACTCCAGTCACCCAGCGATGACCTCAAGAAGCGCAAGAACTCCGCGGCGTCAGCATGAATTGGGATATCCGGTACAACCGACGGCTTGTCGAGCTCCAGTTCGTCGACATCGACCATGATCTTGAGCGCATTCGGTGCGAATGACTCGAAGTCGTAGCCAACAAGTCCGAGAGCCATGCGGCACCCGATAGTGAGCAGGAGATCGCAGTTCTGTACCGCGAAGTTGGCCGGACGATCTCCGTATGTGCCGGGACGACCAACAAAAAGCGGATCCTCGAACCCGATCAGATCCATGCCCAAACGCGAAGTCACCACCGGAATTCCAACTCTGTGCACCAAGCCGAGCAGGTCATCGACTGCACCCGCTGCGCGTACGCCCGCACCCGCCAGTATGAGCGGACGTTGGCTTGACTTGAGTGCCTCGGCAACCCGTGCCACCGCCGCCGCCAACTCGGACTGCGTCGCCAACTCCGAATCAGGGGGAACGAACCCTGGATACTCCTCTGGATCGAACATCGTCCCCTGCAGGTCAACGGGACACTCGATCCAAGCGGGGCCTACCCTCCCGTGGGTGGCTTCCCAGATGGCGTGCTCTACGCTTGAACGAACCGTCGCCACATCGTCAAGCATCACAGCGTACTTCGTCACCTGCTCCATAAGCGGCAACGTGTTGAACCCTTGAAGCGCAAACTGCCGCGGTCCGGTGATCTTCGCTTGGGATACCTTCGATTGGCCCGCTACGATGATCACGGGGGCCGTGTCGATGTAGGCTCCTACCACACCGGTCAGAGTGTTCAGTGCTCCCGGGCCGGCCGTTACGTAGGCGACACCCAGTTTGTTCGTGAGGCGCCCATAGGCATCCGCAGCCATGACCGCAGCTTGTTCGTGGTGGCACGAGATCCATTTCTGGGCGGGGTGCACCAACAGCGCGTCTGTCAGATGCATGATCATACCGCCCGTGACGAGAAAGATCGTCTCCCCGCCCGCTCGGTAGAGTGCATCGGTCAGGTAGTCCGCGACACGCATTCTCATAGCCCGATGCTCCTTATGATCGTATCCGCCATGTATCTCAGCATCTCATCCGTCATCCCCGGATACACTCCGATCCAGAACGCATCGTTCATGATGCGATCCGTGTTCGTGAGCTCACCGACGATGCGATAGCCGGTCCCGCTCGCTCGCATATGATCGAAGCAGGGCTGTCGGGTCATGTTGCCCGCAAACAGCATGCGCGTCTGCACGCGCGCCTTCTCCAGCGCGGCCACAAGCGCGTCGCGCGAAACACCGGAACCCTGGCGAACCGTCATGAGGTAGCCGAACCAGCTCGGCTCGGCGCCGGGCGTGGGTTGCGGCAGGATCAACGCATCTCGAACCGGTTGTAGGAGATCTGTAAGCGTATCGAAGTTTCGGCGACGCGCATCGATGAAGGCGGGCAGCTTCTTGAGCTGCTCCACTCCAACCGCAGCCTGCATGTCGGACACTTTCAGGTTATAGCCAAACTCGGAATAGACGTACTTGTGGTCATAGCCACGTGGAAGCGTCCCGAACTGCTGGTTGAATCGCTTTCCGCAACGGTTGTCCACGCCGGACGGGCAGATGCAGTCGCGCCCCCAGTCGCGCATCGCGAGCACGATCGCGGCAAGCTCGTCATCGTCGGTGTAGACGGCGCCGCCCTCACCCATAGTCATGTGATGCGGCGGATAGAAGCTCGACGTGCCGATATGCCCAAACGATCCTGTATAACGGTCACGATACTTCGACCCGAGCGAGTCGCAGTTGTCCTCGATGAGCCACAGGCCGTTCCGCTCACAAAAGGCGACAACAGCATCGATGTCGAACGTATTGCCGAGTGTATGAGCCAGCATCACTGCTTTCGTGCGCGACGATAGCGCCGCATCTAGCAGCGTGGCATCTACGTTGCCTGTCTCAAGCACCACGTCGACAAACACCGGCACAGCGCCGAACTGCACGATCGGAGCGACTGTGGTGGGGAATCCGGCTGCAACCGTGATGACCTCATCGCCGCGCTCGATTCTCCTTTCCTCGAGCCTCGGCGATGTCAGTGCCGAGAACGCCAGCAAGTTCGCCGATGAACCAGAGTTCACAAGGAAGCAGTGCTTCAGGCCGAGAAACGCAGCGAGATCTTCCTCGAATTGCTGGGAAAAGCGTCCATAGGTGAGCCAGAAATCCAACGAGGAGTCGACCAGGCTTACGATCTCGCGCTCATCGAACACGCGACCCGCATATGGCACGCGTGATGAACCGGGCTCGAAGGTGGCATCGGCGCCAAAAGCCTCGGTGTAGTACTCCGCCGCCTTGGCAAGAATCTCGCCACGCAACTGCTGCGCGCGCATCGTATCGCTCACTGTGCTAACTCGCTTTCCGAAATGTCTGAGTCCGAACGGGCCCACGCAGCGCCGGAACGCACGGCCTCATCGATGTATGAGGCTATATCTGCATCGGTGAGCGTGCTAACACTCGCACCGGTATGGCGTGCAGCGTACCACGAGCTTGTGACCCAAAAAGTCCGCTCGATGGCATAGAGAGGGTGCCAACCCAACAGCTTCTGCGCTTTCCCGATATCAAGCGCAAGGAGTTTTGCCTCATGCGGTTGACTACCCTTCGGCTCAGGGCTCAGCCACGACCCCGA is a window from the Coriobacteriia bacterium genome containing:
- the dmpG gene encoding 4-hydroxy-2-oxovalerate aldolase, which gives rise to MKKRLLITDVSLRDGSHAVAHQLTAKQLADHAAAVEAAHVPVVEVGHGNGLGASSLQLGESLLGDLDMLRVVREQLTTARMSIHVIPGFATIGRDLRAAIDVGVDIIRVAAHCTEADITERHITFAREQGKEVYGVLMMSHMASKEVLLEEALKMEAYGAEGVVLMDSAGAYLPVDVRDKVRHLCTGLSIPVGFHAHNNLGLAIGNSLVAAESGAYILDGAIRGFGAGAGNAQLEALVAVMEKAGYETGIDLYGILDAGDRAQEGLLAVMPTTTSTSIMSGLSGVFSGFLKPVNRIAAEYGVDPRDVFFELGRRGVVAGQEDLILEVAQALAQQRGGRDV
- a CDS encoding NAD(P)-dependent oxidoreductase, which produces MALRARKGMTVHKKRVAILGATGHVGKCLVESMSADARYDVVAVARDSSKLETYLASLPNAGTREWCTFDGLEDGDYDAIVNCVGEGSPAVLTRNAGRVFELTQSFDALVMRYLDTHRDARCVCFSSGAAYGGGFARPATEDSMSGFAVNRIQASDAYGVAKFASEARHRSASDHAIVDLRLFGFFSRHIDLSRRYFMNDVAAAISGDRLLRSGESNIVRDYVAPSDLADLVASVLEADPRNDVFDVYSASPVSKFEILEDFAQRYSLSYCIDADLDVSSATGAKFNYYSTNRRAAQLGYTPQYTSLEALRHEMDAVLKRQERR
- a CDS encoding acetaldehyde dehydrogenase (acetylating), producing MTDGSRKLRVAILGSGNIGSDLLSKVMRSDLLECTLFIGRNFASKGMVRAASLGVPVSDQSIDALVRNPGVCDLVFDATSALSHTQHAAILEQIGMAVIDLTPSNIGRMCIPAVNLEECLAEQNVNMVTCGGQGSIPLARVIGNVCGGVEYIEVVSQIASRSAGPATRVNIDEYIGTTERGIRQFSDCLRTKAILNLNPANPPVNMQVSVLALVREPNLERLGAEIDAIVKRIQTYVPGYALIVPPMLENGRLFMMVGVRGRGDYLPAYAGNLDIINCAAIAVAEGHARLLGDSAMPMAPGLREGGGTT
- a CDS encoding thiamine pyrophosphate-binding protein, coding for MRMRVADYLTDALYRAGGETIFLVTGGMIMHLTDALLVHPAQKWISCHHEQAAVMAADAYGRLTNKLGVAYVTAGPGALNTLTGVVGAYIDTAPVIIVAGQSKVSQAKITGPRQFALQGFNTLPLMEQVTKYAVMLDDVATVRSSVEHAIWEATHGRVGPAWIECPVDLQGTMFDPEEYPGFVPPDSELATQSELAAAVARVAEALKSSQRPLILAGAGVRAAGAVDDLLGLVHRVGIPVVTSRLGMDLIGFEDPLFVGRPGTYGDRPANFAVQNCDLLLTIGCRMALGLVGYDFESFAPNALKIMVDVDELELDKPSVVPDIPIHADAAEFLRFLRSSLGDWSLENHAWVTRTQKWKKRYPVDLPEYKTETEGVNSYHFTRMLSDQLGPDAICVLDTGSCFHVWAQAFRVKEGQRHIITGGLSTMGYMPAVMGAASAADGHEVYCVTGDGSIQMNLQELQTIRHNNFPVKLVVFNNNGYLLIRHTQGNFMDGRLIGEGPETGVSFPAFEDVASTYGMRYMRIDSESGLEAGIAQLVASEGPIICEVMTPSRQLLIPRVASKQLEDGTMISMLYDDMFPFLDRDEYEENQARD
- the rfbH gene encoding lipopolysaccharide biosynthesis protein RfbH, translating into MRAQQLRGEILAKAAEYYTEAFGADATFEPGSSRVPYAGRVFDEREIVSLVDSSLDFWLTYGRFSQQFEEDLAAFLGLKHCFLVNSGSSANLLAFSALTSPRLEERRIERGDEVITVAAGFPTTVAPIVQFGAVPVFVDVVLETGNVDATLLDAALSSRTKAVMLAHTLGNTFDIDAVVAFCERNGLWLIEDNCDSLGSKYRDRYTGSFGHIGTSSFYPPHHMTMGEGGAVYTDDDELAAIVLAMRDWGRDCICPSGVDNRCGKRFNQQFGTLPRGYDHKYVYSEFGYNLKVSDMQAAVGVEQLKKLPAFIDARRRNFDTLTDLLQPVRDALILPQPTPGAEPSWFGYLMTVRQGSGVSRDALVAALEKARVQTRMLFAGNMTRQPCFDHMRASGTGYRIVGELTNTDRIMNDAFWIGVYPGMTDEMLRYMADTIIRSIGL
- a CDS encoding NAD-dependent epimerase/dehydratase family protein; its protein translation is MSDLSYGGAASVREDCRAALATYARQLRPLAGERVLVTGGTGFMGAWLAWMISVLNDDYDFGIDLMLLSPHAREFKTRIPELAGRADITFIERDVCDITALPADVHYVIHAAGNPDSRVHASDPLRTMSVIADGTRALLDAVIEQSNVKSVLMVSSGLVYGGQPLEVAAVSESYRGGPECNTIASVYAESKRFAETASAAYCSQYKLPIVTARPFAFIGPYQLLDKPWAVNNFIRDAIHGGPIRILGNSETVRSYMYPSDMAVWLLAILVNGVPGTAYNVGSPNGVTLGRLADTIAARFSSPPEVVFRAVGDQRPSRFVPDISRAKDLGLELTVGLEDALARSIAWHSARARA
- a CDS encoding glycosyltransferase family 2 protein produces the protein MPYSSGRNGDSQVPESENRMLISVVTPAYNEEGNIATLASRLQAVFAENARYDFEVIAVENGSSDDTFARLLDVHSQDQRFKIVRLSRNFGADGGVSAGLARASGDAAVIMCADLQDPPELITEFIAAWENGYENVYQIVTKREGTGILRRINSQVFYWLINAMTGGLFPRNVSDFRLVDRRVYETINAMHEHNRFMRGMFYWAGFKSCGIEHARAPRFAGRTKATTRTVFQLAVKGILSYSYVPLRLITYAGAIVSVLSFVFLAGIVIRALFWGVPFAGYGSIMGVMLLMFGVVIMMLGVVAEYIGLIYEEVKQRPNFVVSEEVGLP